In Persicimonas caeni, a single window of DNA contains:
- a CDS encoding aldehyde dehydrogenase family protein, translating to MTKKRLSVLKTYKLYINGKYPRTESGRYLTVKDHKGGFVANICHASRKDFRESVVAARGALGGWSGRTAFNRGQILYRMAEMMETRRRDFEAALVDIAGYSAEDAEAEVDAAVDRLVWYAGWSDKFTQVFGSTNPVSSPHFNFTTPEPTGVITVFSPKNAPLLGLVSAVAPVIVAGNTAVLIVENDAPTVAIDFAEVLNNSDLPGGVINILTGKRDELLGHVAGHKDVDGVLCFGPTAEQKKEIALEAADTVKRVKFYDDPDAKGWRADDQQSPYRIMPFVEFKTAWHPIGA from the coding sequence ATGACCAAGAAGAGATTGTCGGTCCTCAAAACCTACAAACTGTACATCAACGGCAAATACCCCCGCACCGAAAGTGGGCGTTACCTGACCGTCAAAGATCACAAAGGAGGCTTCGTGGCCAATATCTGCCATGCCTCGAGAAAGGACTTTCGTGAGTCGGTCGTCGCCGCCCGCGGGGCGCTCGGCGGCTGGTCGGGCCGCACCGCCTTCAACCGCGGCCAGATCTTGTACCGCATGGCCGAGATGATGGAGACGCGCCGGCGCGACTTCGAAGCCGCGCTGGTCGACATCGCCGGCTACTCGGCCGAAGACGCCGAGGCCGAGGTCGACGCCGCCGTCGACCGCCTGGTGTGGTACGCCGGCTGGTCGGACAAGTTCACCCAGGTCTTCGGGTCGACCAACCCGGTCAGCTCGCCGCACTTCAACTTCACCACCCCCGAGCCGACAGGCGTCATCACGGTCTTCTCGCCCAAGAACGCTCCGCTGCTGGGCCTGGTCTCGGCGGTCGCGCCGGTGATCGTGGCGGGCAACACGGCGGTGCTCATCGTCGAGAACGACGCGCCCACCGTGGCCATCGACTTCGCCGAGGTGCTCAACAACAGTGATCTTCCGGGCGGGGTGATCAATATCCTGACCGGCAAGCGCGACGAACTTCTGGGCCACGTCGCCGGCCACAAGGACGTCGACGGCGTACTTTGCTTCGGGCCGACGGCCGAGCAGAAGAAAGAGATCGCCCTCGAGGCGGCCGACACGGTCAAGCGGGTCAAGTTCTACGACGACCCCGACGCCAAAGGCTGGCGCGCCGACGACCAGCAGAGCCCGTATCGCATCATGCCCTTCGTCGAGTTCAAGACGGCGTGGCATCCGATCGGGGCGTAG